GAATATCTATTGTAGAAATATTCTTTTCTGGAATTTGAGAGTTGAATAGTGCGCGCAGACTGTCAAGATCCTCGATGGTCCGTCGACTCTCGGTATTCTCTAAAATTTCATCTACCTGTGCCAGAGCGCTTAGGTAGCCACTCTCAATTTGCTCATCAATGGAAGCAAAATCGAATACACCAAGTTCTGATGGTGGAAGAATAAGGACTCCATTTTCACAGTGCAAAGAAAAATCAGTTTGACTACTGATCATATTCCTTATTTGAGAGAAAAGGTCGTCTTCCGTCGGTGGATCAATAACGGAAGCCACATTGCTACCGATCACGTAGTCCGGTAAAAATTCATCGTACATCACGTCAGCCGGGAAGTTATTGTATAACCCCCCATCATAAAGCAATGTGCTATCGACTGAAATTGGTTGAAAGTAAAAAGGGTAAGTAGTTGAGGCCCGCAGAGCTCTTGATAAACTTCCTTCTCTAAATACAACTTCTTCTTTCTTTGTGATATCCGCAGCAACGCATCGGAAGGGAACCATGAGGCTATCGAAATCATAGTTTGCGACCGCGGCAGGACCCGAGAAAATATCCATAAACATATACTCCATTAGATTTGGAGTGACCAGGTTCGTCGGGAGGCTAGCACCTAAGATGTTTTTGGGATTTACTTTTATTCTGATGATGGATGCATCATAAAGCTCTTGTGTGAAATAGTAAACATCCTTTTTATCGAGCTTCCCCTCAATAGCCAATAAAAACTCGGGGCTTTTTGCAAATTGGATGATTTCCTCGACAGAATACCCCGAAGCATATAGTCCACCAATCAAGGCGCCCATGGAGGTACCGGTAATGTAGTCGATCGGAATATTGTTTTCTTCCAGAGCTTTTATTACACCTATATGCGCCAAACCCGCTGCCCCACCACCGCTCAGTACCAATCCCACTTTCTGAGCCTGAAGGACACATGAAGTAAGCACAAAAATCACAAGGGTGATTGATGATCGCAGTCGGTTGTGCATTTTCATTGCGATAAATCTACTGTTTTAACGCGGCAAGAATCAATGGATGTCGCCTCAAATTTAGCTTAGTTCCTTAAAAGACGTGAAAATTCTTCAAGGTAGTCTATCGATTTTGCTTGCCGCGAGCCATACCACGAAAAGCATTCTCCATCGACCAAGAGTGTTGGGATGCCAAAAGCTGAGCAAATAGATTTACGTTGTGATTCCTTGAAAGGGTATGGCTCTGAGCTAAGTAGAATGAAGTCAGGCTTTAGCTGCGTAATTTGATCTTGTGCTATTTCAGGATAGCGAAGCCCCTTTTCCCCCCAATCGGATAACACATTATCAAGACTCAAATGAGACATTAAATCAGAAATGTAAGTATCGGTACCTGCAGCCATATAAGGTTCTCTCCATATCAAGTACAATACTTTTGGCCTTGGCTCGATCTTCGGTATGGATTTGAATCCTTTAGAAATGATTTCAATCAAATCTTGAGCATTCGCTTGGGATCTGCCAATTTCCCCCAACTTTTCAATCAAATCAACGCTTTGGTCGATAGTAGAAACGTCGCTGATAAAAACAGGGAGACCCACTTCCATCAACTTTTCTACTGTGGGTTTTGTATTCTCCTCTTTATTGGCCAGAATCAAATCAGGCTCAAGCTCTTTGACCAAGTCGACTTTCACATTTTTAGTACCACCGACATTAACAGCGGTGCCCAGGCTTTTTGGATGGACACAGAATTTCGTCTTTCCAATAACTTCAAAGCCCAGATCGTATGCCAATTCAGTTATGGAAGGCACCAATGAAACGATTCTATGAGGTGTCTTTTCCAGTTGTAGTTCTCTTCCTATTTGGTCGAGAATCTTCATAATTACTGAAGAGAAGAAATGAGGTCATGACGAGAAATGATGTGGTAGTTTTCTTCGTCGATTTTCACCACAACCGCTGAGTTTTCCTTATTGATGAGCTTGGTCAAAGAACCAATCTCTTCGTTGCTCTCCACTATAGGAAAAGGCTTGTTCATGGAATCTTTCACTTTTACTTGTGTGGTATCTACTCCGTCACTGATGAGTTCGAAAAGCTTTCTTTCGTCAATTGAACCTACAAATGAGCCATTGTCTCTTACAGGAATTTGGGAGATGTCATACTTCTTCATTTTCGCAATGGCATTGCTCACCGGTTCGCCCGAAGCTATGGTTACCAAAGGTTGATGTATGTGCTTGTTCACCAAATCCAGAGCACTCTTGTTAAGTACATTCAAAAATCCACGATCGCGCATCCAATCATCGTTGTAGATTTTTCCTACATAGCGCGATCCATGATCATGAAAGAGAACCACAACCACGTCATCTTCGGTGAGCTCGTGCTTCATCTGCTCTATCACAGCGTAAGCCGAACCACAACTATACCCGAGTAGTAAACCTTCTTTTCTGGCTAAATCTCTGGCATAAAGCGCACCGTCGCGATCCGTTACTTTCTCAAAATGGTCGATGAGGCTGAAGTCTACGTTTTTCGGTAAGATGTCTTCACCTATACCCTCTGTGATGTATGAGTAGATTTCGTTTTCGTCAAATTCTCCCGTTTCATGGAATTTTTTGAAAACGGAACCATAGCTGTCCGCACCCCAAATCTTGATGTCAGGATTTTGCTCTTTCAAATATTGAGCTACTCCAGATATTGTTCCTCCCGTTCCGACACCTACCACAAAATGTGTGATTTTTCCTTCCGTTTGTTCCCAAATTTCAGGACCCGTTCCTTCGTAATGCGCCTTCCTATTGCTCAGGTTGTCGTATTGATATGGATAAAATGAATTCGGAATTTCTTTATTCAGCCTTTCAGCCACGCTGTAGTAAGACTCAGGATGATCAGGAGATACATTGGTAGGGCAAACGATTACCTCTGCACCCATAGCTCTCAGAATATCCATCTTCTCCTTACTTTGTTTATCACTTAACGTGCAAATGAGTTTGTATCCTTTTACGATGCAAGCCAGCGCCAACCCCATACCCGTATTTCCGGATGTACATTCTATAACGGTTCCTCCCGGCTTGAGCTTACCTTCTTTTTCGGCATCCTCTATCATTTGTAATGCCATTCTGTCCTTGGTACTATGTCCCGGGTTGAAGTATTCCACTTTAGCATAGACCGTTGCAGGAATGTGTGAGGCAATCCTGTTCAGCTTTATCATCGGTGTTTCGCCGATGGTTTCCAGGATGTTGTTGTATATATTGGGGTGATTCATGTCAATTTTTTTGCGAAGGTAAGGACTTAATTAAAGCGAATGGCCTTAGAAGGTCGTATGCCATTAATCGCCAGTGTAGGCAGGGTCATCATAAGGACGCAAATCAGAAAAACTCCGATGTTCAAACCAACGATATAATCAATGCGAAGGAGAATGGGCACTTCCGAGACATAGTAATTGGCAGGATCCAATTTTAAAAATCCATACTCTCCTTGGAGAAGGCAAAAAGAAATACCAATGACATTTCCTATGATCATCCCCAATAGAATGATGTACCCTGCCTGGTAAAGAAAAATTTTCTGGACCGTTTGAGCGGACGCTCCAATGGCGCGGAGGATACCGATCATGGGAGTTCTTTCCATAATCAGAATTAATAAGGCTGAAGTCATATTGATTACCGAGATCAGAATCATCAAAGAGATGATGACTGCAGTATTGAGATCGAGCATTTCAAGCCAGTTGAAGATCTCAGGCGACTTTTGTCGAATTGTGGTAGTCCTTAAATTGTAATTGAGATGTTTGTAAATAATCTCCTCCATC
This portion of the Cryomorphaceae bacterium 1068 genome encodes:
- a CDS encoding pyridoxal-phosphate dependent enzyme, producing the protein MNHPNIYNNILETIGETPMIKLNRIASHIPATVYAKVEYFNPGHSTKDRMALQMIEDAEKEGKLKPGGTVIECTSGNTGMGLALACIVKGYKLICTLSDKQSKEKMDILRAMGAEVIVCPTNVSPDHPESYYSVAERLNKEIPNSFYPYQYDNLSNRKAHYEGTGPEIWEQTEGKITHFVVGVGTGGTISGVAQYLKEQNPDIKIWGADSYGSVFKKFHETGEFDENEIYSYITEGIGEDILPKNVDFSLIDHFEKVTDRDGALYARDLARKEGLLLGYSCGSAYAVIEQMKHELTEDDVVVVLFHDHGSRYVGKIYNDDWMRDRGFLNVLNKSALDLVNKHIHQPLVTIASGEPVSNAIAKMKKYDISQIPVRDNGSFVGSIDERKLFELISDGVDTTQVKVKDSMNKPFPIVESNEEIGSLTKLINKENSAVVVKIDEENYHIISRHDLISSLQ
- a CDS encoding helical backbone metal receptor produces the protein MKILDQIGRELQLEKTPHRIVSLVPSITELAYDLGFEVIGKTKFCVHPKSLGTAVNVGGTKNVKVDLVKELEPDLILANKEENTKPTVEKLMEVGLPVFISDVSTIDQSVDLIEKLGEIGRSQANAQDLIEIISKGFKSIPKIEPRPKVLYLIWREPYMAAGTDTYISDLMSHLSLDNVLSDWGEKGLRYPEIAQDQITQLKPDFILLSSEPYPFKESQRKSICSAFGIPTLLVDGECFSWYGSRQAKSIDYLEEFSRLLRN